Proteins encoded by one window of Macaca fascicularis isolate 582-1 chromosome 10, T2T-MFA8v1.1:
- the CHGB gene encoding secretogranin-1 isoform X2 — MPVDNRNHNEEMVTRCIIEVLSNALSKSSAPPITPECRQVLKKSRKDVKDKETTENENTKFEVRLLRDPDDASEAHGSSSREEAGAPEEEDAQGPTKADTEEWAEGGGHSRERADEPQRSLYPSNSQVSEEVKTRHSEKSEREDKEEEEGENYQKGEQGEDGSEEKHLEEPGETQNAFLNERNQASAVKKEELVARSETHAAGHAEEKTHSREKSSQESGEETRSQEKHPQESKGQPGSQEESEEGEEDATSEVDKRRTRPRHHHGRTRPDRSSQGGSLPSEENGHSLEESEESNVGMASLGEKRDHHSTHYRASEEEPEYGEEIKSYPGIQAPEDLEGERYRGRGSEEYRAPRPQSEESWDEEDKRNYPSLELDKMAHGYGEESEEERGHERGKGRHHRGRGGEPRAYFMSDAREEKRFLGEGHHRVQESQMDKARRRPQGAWKELDRNYLNYGEERAQGKWQQQGDLQDTKENREEARFQDKQYGSHHTAEKRKRLGELFNPYYDPLQWKSSHFERRDNMDDNFLEGEEENELTLNEKNFFPEYNYDWWEKKPFSEDVNWGYEKRNLARVPKLDLKRQYDRVAQLDQLLHYRKKSAEFPDFYDSEEPISTRQETENEKDRADQTVLTEDEKKELENLAAMDLELQKIAEKFSQRG, encoded by the exons ATGCCAGTGGATAACAGGAACCACAATGAAGAAATG GTGACTCGCTGCATCATTGAGGTCCTCTCAAATGCCTTGTCGAAGTCCAGCGCTCCACCCATCACCCCTGAGTGCCGCCAAGTCCTGAAGAAGA GTAGAAAAGAcgtcaaagacaaagagacaactgaaaatgaaaacacaaagttTGAAGTAAGATTGTTAAGAGACCCAGATGATGCCTCGGAAGCCCATGGGTCCTCcagcagggaggaggcaggagccCCAGAGGAGGAGGACGCCCAAGGCCCAACAAAGGCAGACACAGAGGAGTGGGCAGAGGGAGGCGGGCACAGCCGAGAGAGAGCAGATGAGCCCCAGCGGAGCCTCTATCCCTCCAACAGCCAAGTCTCCGAAGAAGTAAAGACACGCCATTCTgagaagagtgagagagaggataaggaggaggaggagggagagaactATCAAAAAGGGGAGCAAGGGGAAGATGGCAGTGAAGAGAAACACCTTGAAGAGCCAGGAGAGACACAAAACGCTTTCCTCAATGAAAGAAACCAGGCTTCAGCTGTAAAAAAAGAGGAGTTAGTGGCCAGATCTGAAACACATGCTGCCGGGCACGCTGAGGAGAAGACGCATAGCCGGGAGAAGAGTAGCCAGGAGAGTGGAGAGGAGACAAGGAGCCAGGAGAAACACCCCCAGGAGTCTAAAGGCCAACCCGGAAGTCAGGAAGAATCTGAGGAAGGTGAGGAAGATGCCACCTCTGAGGTGGACAAACGACGCACGAGGCCCAGACACCACCACGGGAGGACCAGGCCTGACAGGTCCTCTCAAGGAGGGAGTCTTCCCTCTGAGGAAAACGGACACTCCCTGGAGGAATCTGAGGAGTCAAACGTCGGCATGGCCAGTTTAGGGGAAAAGAGGGaccaccattcaacccactacagGGCTTCAGAGGAAGAACCCGAATatggagaagaaataaagagtTATCCAGGCATCCAGGCCCCCGAGGACCTGGAGGGGGAGCGCTATAGGGGCAGAGGAAGTGAGGAATACAGGGCTCCAAGACCTCAGAGTGAGGAGAGTTGGGATGAGGAGGACAAGAGAAACTACCCCAGCTTAGAGCTTGATAAGATGGCACATGGATATGGTGAAGAAAGTGAGGAAGAGAGGGGCCATGAGCGGGGAAAGGGACGCCATCacagaggcaggggaggggagccACGTGCCTATTTCATGTCTGACgccagagaagagaaaaggtTCTTGGGTGAAGGACACCACCGTGTCCAAGAAAGCCAGATGGACAAGGCAAGGAGGCGTCCACAAGGTGCGTGGAAAGAGCTGGACAGAAATTACCTCAACTATGGTGAGGAAAGAGCCCAAGGGAAGTGGCAGCAGCAGGGAGACCTGCAGGACACTAAAGAAAACAGGGAGGAAGCGAGGTTTCAAGATAAACAATATGGCTCCCATCACACAGCTGAAAAGAGGAAGAGATTAGGGGAACTGTTTAACCCATACTACGACCCTCTCCAGTGGAAGAGCAGCCATTTTGAAAGAAGAGACAACATGGATGACAATTTTCTCGAGGGTGAAGAGGAAAATGAGCTGACCTTGAATGAGAAGAATTTCTTCCCAGAATACAACTATGACTGGTGGGAGAAAAAGCCCTTCTCGGAGGATGTGAACTGGGGGTATGAGAAGAGAAACCTCGCCAGGGTCCCCAAGCTGGACCTGAAAAGGCAGTATGACAGGGTGGCCCAACTGGACCAGCTCCTTCACTACAGGAAGAAGTCAGCCGAGTTTCCAGACTTTTATGATTCTGAGGAGCCGATAAGCACCCGCcaggagacagaaaatgaaaaggacaGGGCTGACCAGACAGTCCTGACAGAGGACGAG aaAAAAGAACTTGAAAACTTGGCTGCAATGGATTTGGAACTACAGAAGATAGCTGAGAAATTCAGCCAAAGGGGCTGA
- the CHGB gene encoding secretogranin-1 isoform X1 — translation MQPALLLSLLGAVGLAAVNSMPVDNRNHNEEMVTRCIIEVLSNALSKSSAPPITPECRQVLKKSRKDVKDKETTENENTKFEVRLLRDPDDASEAHGSSSREEAGAPEEEDAQGPTKADTEEWAEGGGHSRERADEPQRSLYPSNSQVSEEVKTRHSEKSEREDKEEEEGENYQKGEQGEDGSEEKHLEEPGETQNAFLNERNQASAVKKEELVARSETHAAGHAEEKTHSREKSSQESGEETRSQEKHPQESKGQPGSQEESEEGEEDATSEVDKRRTRPRHHHGRTRPDRSSQGGSLPSEENGHSLEESEESNVGMASLGEKRDHHSTHYRASEEEPEYGEEIKSYPGIQAPEDLEGERYRGRGSEEYRAPRPQSEESWDEEDKRNYPSLELDKMAHGYGEESEEERGHERGKGRHHRGRGGEPRAYFMSDAREEKRFLGEGHHRVQESQMDKARRRPQGAWKELDRNYLNYGEERAQGKWQQQGDLQDTKENREEARFQDKQYGSHHTAEKRKRLGELFNPYYDPLQWKSSHFERRDNMDDNFLEGEEENELTLNEKNFFPEYNYDWWEKKPFSEDVNWGYEKRNLARVPKLDLKRQYDRVAQLDQLLHYRKKSAEFPDFYDSEEPISTRQETENEKDRADQTVLTEDEKKELENLAAMDLELQKIAEKFSQRG, via the exons ATGCAGCCAGCGCtgcttctcagcctcctgggagcCGTGGGGCTGGCGG CTGTCAATTCCATGCCAGTGGATAACAGGAACCACAATGAAGAAATG GTGACTCGCTGCATCATTGAGGTCCTCTCAAATGCCTTGTCGAAGTCCAGCGCTCCACCCATCACCCCTGAGTGCCGCCAAGTCCTGAAGAAGA GTAGAAAAGAcgtcaaagacaaagagacaactgaaaatgaaaacacaaagttTGAAGTAAGATTGTTAAGAGACCCAGATGATGCCTCGGAAGCCCATGGGTCCTCcagcagggaggaggcaggagccCCAGAGGAGGAGGACGCCCAAGGCCCAACAAAGGCAGACACAGAGGAGTGGGCAGAGGGAGGCGGGCACAGCCGAGAGAGAGCAGATGAGCCCCAGCGGAGCCTCTATCCCTCCAACAGCCAAGTCTCCGAAGAAGTAAAGACACGCCATTCTgagaagagtgagagagaggataaggaggaggaggagggagagaactATCAAAAAGGGGAGCAAGGGGAAGATGGCAGTGAAGAGAAACACCTTGAAGAGCCAGGAGAGACACAAAACGCTTTCCTCAATGAAAGAAACCAGGCTTCAGCTGTAAAAAAAGAGGAGTTAGTGGCCAGATCTGAAACACATGCTGCCGGGCACGCTGAGGAGAAGACGCATAGCCGGGAGAAGAGTAGCCAGGAGAGTGGAGAGGAGACAAGGAGCCAGGAGAAACACCCCCAGGAGTCTAAAGGCCAACCCGGAAGTCAGGAAGAATCTGAGGAAGGTGAGGAAGATGCCACCTCTGAGGTGGACAAACGACGCACGAGGCCCAGACACCACCACGGGAGGACCAGGCCTGACAGGTCCTCTCAAGGAGGGAGTCTTCCCTCTGAGGAAAACGGACACTCCCTGGAGGAATCTGAGGAGTCAAACGTCGGCATGGCCAGTTTAGGGGAAAAGAGGGaccaccattcaacccactacagGGCTTCAGAGGAAGAACCCGAATatggagaagaaataaagagtTATCCAGGCATCCAGGCCCCCGAGGACCTGGAGGGGGAGCGCTATAGGGGCAGAGGAAGTGAGGAATACAGGGCTCCAAGACCTCAGAGTGAGGAGAGTTGGGATGAGGAGGACAAGAGAAACTACCCCAGCTTAGAGCTTGATAAGATGGCACATGGATATGGTGAAGAAAGTGAGGAAGAGAGGGGCCATGAGCGGGGAAAGGGACGCCATCacagaggcaggggaggggagccACGTGCCTATTTCATGTCTGACgccagagaagagaaaaggtTCTTGGGTGAAGGACACCACCGTGTCCAAGAAAGCCAGATGGACAAGGCAAGGAGGCGTCCACAAGGTGCGTGGAAAGAGCTGGACAGAAATTACCTCAACTATGGTGAGGAAAGAGCCCAAGGGAAGTGGCAGCAGCAGGGAGACCTGCAGGACACTAAAGAAAACAGGGAGGAAGCGAGGTTTCAAGATAAACAATATGGCTCCCATCACACAGCTGAAAAGAGGAAGAGATTAGGGGAACTGTTTAACCCATACTACGACCCTCTCCAGTGGAAGAGCAGCCATTTTGAAAGAAGAGACAACATGGATGACAATTTTCTCGAGGGTGAAGAGGAAAATGAGCTGACCTTGAATGAGAAGAATTTCTTCCCAGAATACAACTATGACTGGTGGGAGAAAAAGCCCTTCTCGGAGGATGTGAACTGGGGGTATGAGAAGAGAAACCTCGCCAGGGTCCCCAAGCTGGACCTGAAAAGGCAGTATGACAGGGTGGCCCAACTGGACCAGCTCCTTCACTACAGGAAGAAGTCAGCCGAGTTTCCAGACTTTTATGATTCTGAGGAGCCGATAAGCACCCGCcaggagacagaaaatgaaaaggacaGGGCTGACCAGACAGTCCTGACAGAGGACGAG aaAAAAGAACTTGAAAACTTGGCTGCAATGGATTTGGAACTACAGAAGATAGCTGAGAAATTCAGCCAAAGGGGCTGA